GCCCTGCGGGGCTCACCTCTCCATCGCCCTAGCATGGAGGCCCCAGGGCCTGGGAGTGTGGCTTTGATGAGGGACAGGAAAAGTCCCAACATCAGGCCAATGCTTGACTTCACTTGCGTCGGCGTCTCAGACCGCACACTGTCGCGTTTGAGCACCCAAGATGTAAGTTCTGGACAGACACTATTTTGTCTCCATACATTGTGCGTTTCCTCCGCACCTTGGGCGCGCGTGCGGGAGCCTGTGTCTTTAGGTAGTTTTTGGCTCTGCGCCGCCTTTATTCTACTCCAAGCGCCTCTTGCCAACCCGCACTCCGCAAAGAGCCAAGCCCTCCACATCTACATTCTCAGCAAGTCCACGCGTCCCGCCCAGCTTCCCGCCCGCGGTTCCCTGCACCAGCTAGGGCCGTGAGAAGCCAAAGCTTTTCCACTGACAAATCCTGTCATCCCCAGCTCTCTAGAAGGCGTCCTTAACCTGGGCCGCTCTGCCTGCCCGGACTCCTgaattgaaagcaaaataaaactctCTCTGCAGTGTTCTGGGGAATGGAGAAGACCCCAAGCTTTCATCAGACCTCCCAAGGAGTGCGGGGACCCAGAGAAATGAGACCACCCGGGCAGGATCTGGCCATGTAGCTGGCGCTCCCGAAACTCTGGCAGATTTGTCTGACTTCTGTGCCCTACTCTACTGACCCTGGGCTAAAAATGATCACGATCACCCCACTtgccctgcccttcccccacGTGCCTGACCGAGCCGCAGGGGTGCCCCACTCGGAGTCCGGCCCAGAGGCCTCAGAGAAATCCTGGTCTAGCTGGGCTCAGAGGAGccctgcctccctgagagctAAACCTGGGCTAGGGCCCTGAAACCTCGAGGTTGGCAGAAGCCTGAGGGCCTTGCTGCTAGGCAGGGAGGGCACGGGAAGGAGGGAGGTGGGATCGGTGGCCTCCAAACAGGGGAAACAAGGTAGCTGGTAGCTGGGGCACTCCACAAGACAGGTGTCTCCTGGGAAGCTGAGCTTACCAGCTGGGATTcctgatttatttcattattaaggGGAGAGGCATTTCCCTGGGAGGGTACTGGCAGTGACTGATGCCCCCTGGAGTTGTGCTGTGCATAACACTACTGTAGGAGGCAGCAACTCCTACCCCACCTGGCCATCACTCACCTTGCCCTTACTTTCGTTGACTCGCCCAGAAGCACTCAGAGCCTGGGGCATGACTGGCCCTGTAGGCCAAGCCAAACAGAACCCCCGAATTGTCCAGAATCTCGCCCTGCTGCTATCCCCAAAGCCAGCCCTGTCCTCCAGGCTTCTCTTCCTATTCAGACTCTCCCTCATCCCACCACCTTCAGTAATAGGCCTTCCTCAAATCACTCCCCTCCCCACCGCTTCCCACCCCATCCTTTTCTCTTCCATTCTGGTTTGGGTGCTGACGAATATTTCTTCAAACCCACACCCAGCCAGCCCTGCCCAGAGGCCTGACTGCATGCCTCTGGTAGGCTTTTCAGGCTCACATCAGGGAGCAAACGCAGGCTGCAGGAGCAAAAGGAGACCCTTGCAAATGCGTCGTGGCCCCTTTAAAAAAGCTgagcagggctttttttttttttttttttagccttatGACTATATTAGGTGACACGAAACTGCTCATCGCTCCTGTCATCGAGGCCCCTGGCCCAATGGCAGGCTGAGTCCCCCTCCTCTGGCCTGGTCCCGCCTCTCCTGCCCCTTGTGCTCAGCGCTACCTGCTGCCCGGACACATCCAGAGCTGGCGGGCGGGTGCGCGGGCGGGCGGCGGCACCATGCAGGGAAGCTGCCAGGGGCCGTGGGCAGCGCCGCTCTCTGCCGCCCACCTGGCGCTGTGAGACTGGCGCTGCCACCATGTTCCCCAGCCCTGCGCTCACGCCCACGCCCTTCTCAGTCAAAGACATCTTAAACCTGGAGCAGCAGCAGCGCAGCCTGGCTGCCACCGGAGAGCTCTCTGCGCGCCTGGAGGCGACCCTGGCGCCCTCCTCCTGCATGCTGGCCGCCTTCAAGCCAGAGGCCTACGCCGGGCCCGAGGCGGCTGCGCCGGGCCTCCCAGAGCTGCGCGCAGAGCTGGGCCCCGCGCCTTCACCGGCCAAGTGTGCGTCTGCCTTTCCCGCCGCCCCCGCCTTCTATCCGCGTGCCTACAGCGACCCCGACCCAGCCAAGGACCCTCGAGCCGAAAAGAAAGGTGAGGAGGAAACACAGgtccccttctcccctcctggGTCGCTTTCGTCCCCAAGAAATTCAGGGCCAGGAGGAGGAGACACGCGCCCCTGGGCCGAGGGCTGGGCTCCGGCGGGGGGTTCAGAATGTAAGATGCCTGGTGGTGTCGCCAGGCTCCCGCGCCCTGCGTCCAATCGGAGGTTCAGAGGAAATGCCGGATTGAAAGGATCAGAAGCAAGAGACCAAAAAACATTTCCCCCCGGCCTAACAAAGCCCCGGGCGGCTTCGGCTGTGTTCCTGGGTCTGGTAGGAAGTTGAGAAATCGGTTTATGGTAGACAGAACAGAGAGACAAGCAGATAATCTCTGTTTTTAAATCTGCTTTGGATTTACGGATCTTTTTAAGGATCTGATGAGAACCGCTAAACAGAAATTGAAATGTTACTCACCAGACACGCTTTTGCGTACAATCGGAGAAGGGTCCTGGACCTTCTTTCTGCAGCCCGCCCGCGACCCGGGTTTCTGGGGCCTTTCCTTCTTTGCGCCAGGAAAGTGGAGTCTGGGATCGAGGtccttgattttaaaatgggataCTGCGGACCCTCAGGAATCTGACTTCGCTTTATTTTTTCAGCACAACTTCCTGGCGCGGCCAGGGTGGAGAAGTTCCCTCGTGGAAAAGTTAGGAAATGCTGCGCTGCCGCGGGCACAGGGGAGTGGACAAGATGAGTGCGGGATCATCCCGCAGGCCATCCCAGGATCGGGGAGGGAGGCCGGCCCCGCTGCAGAAAGGGGCCTGCTGGGAGACCCCCCAGCCCAAGGCAGGAGCCTGTGGAATCCCGGGAGGCCGCAGGCGCTGGGCGAAGGGCCGCTGAGAGCCGGGAGAAAATTCGTAGGCTTGTTGAGGAGCAGAGGCCTAGGAACAAATTCGGGCGGGCACGGCGGCTAAAACTGATCGTTACCAATTCGAGGAAGCCAGCAAGGCAGGTTCCGAGGCCGCCTGCCCACCCGCGGCTTCTTGGACACTGCGCAAACCCTGCTGCGGCCAGGCTGGAGCCTCCGATCACCAAACCAACACTCCCTGGCCTTCTGTTTCTTGATTCCTTAATTTTGAGATAAGACCGTCCCTAGGAGTGAGGCCTCGGCCTCTGTTCATTTAACCTCTCAAATCAAACTAGCCCTAATTCAGTTCACCCCAGAGCATcacctggttttgttttttgtttttttggttttttttttgcagccTGAAATTTTAAGTCACCGTCTGTCTCCCTCACCAGGGTGTGAACTGCCCCGAGGGCAGAGACCTCTCGTTTTGTTCTCCAGCGCCTTGAGCCAGCCTGACAAATGCTGAGTGAGACGTGTCGGTGGCTCCCAGTGCACTTGGCAGAGTGAGCCGCAGCCAGCTGGGCTCTCCAGGCAGGACACAGTGGCCTCCACGAGGATCCCTTACCATTATTGTGCGGCTGCGCTCCGTAGCTCAAGCCGCTCTTACCAAgcgtctctctgcctctctgttcCCCCTCAGAGCTGTGCGCGCTGCAGAAGGCGGTGGAGCTGGAGAAGACAGAGGCGGAAAACGCCGAGCGGCCCCGGGCGCGACGGCGGAGGAAGCCGCGCGTGCTCTTCTCGCAGGCGCAGGTCTATGAGCTGGAGCGGCGCTTCAAGCAGCAGCGGTACCTGTCGGCCCCCGAACGCGACCAGCTGGCCAGCGTGCTGAAACTCACGTCCACGCAGGTCAAGATCTGGTTCCAGAACCGGCGCTACAAGTGCAAGCGGCAGCGGCAGGACCAGACTCTGGAGTTGGTGGGgctgcccccgccgccgccgccacctgCCCGCAGGATCGCGGTGCCAGTGCTGGTGCGCGATGGCAAGCCATGCCTAGGGGACTCGGCGCCCTACGCGCCTGCCTACGGCGTGGGCCTCAATGCCTACGGCTATAACGCCTACCCCGCCTATCCGGGTTACGGCGGCGCCGCCTGCAGCCCTGGCTACAGCTGCACTGCGGCTTACTCCGCCGGGCCTTCCCCAGCGCAGCCGGCCACTGCCGCCGCCAACAACAACTTCGTGAACTTCGGCGTCGGGGACTTGAATGCGGTTCAGAGCCCCGGGATTCCGCAGAGCAACTCGGGAGTGTCCACGCTGCATGGTATCCGAGCCTGGTAGGGAAGGGACCCGCGTGGCGCGACCCTGACCGATCCCACCTCAACAGCTCCCTGACTCTTCGCGGGGAGAAGGGGCTCCCAACATGACCCTGAGTCCCCTGGATTTTGCATTCACTCCTGCGGAGACCTAGGAACTTTTTCTGTCCCACGCGCGTTTGTTCTTGCGCACGGGAGAGTTTGTGGCGGCGATTATGTAGCCTGCAGTGAGTGATCCTGCAGCCTGGTGTCTTAGCTGTCCCCCCAGGAGTGCCCTCCAAGAGTCCATGGACACCCCCGATGGAACGACCAGTGAATTGGGACTGAGCTCGGGCACGCGGGGCCTGAGATCTGGCCGCCCATTCCGCGAGCCAGGGCCGGGCGCCCGGGCCTTTGCTATGTCGCCGCCGCCCGCCCACGCACCCACCCACCCGTATTTATGTTTTTACCTATTGCTGTAAGAAATGAGGATCCCCTTTCCATTAAAGAGAGTGCGTTGACCCCGCACGTGTGCTTCTTTCAGCTTGCGGCGCTTCAGAAACAGGAGAGAGGTGGCCGCCCGGGATTGGTCTCAGATCTCAGGCACAGGCATTCGCTGAGCAAATTGATAACATTGATACTAATAAAAACTAACTCTTGCTGGAACCATACTGGTTCCGTGTCGGGCACTTTCTGAGATTGTCTCATATAATCCTCaataatccaaaaaaaaaaatcgtatttTAAAGTTTAGAAGCTGAGGCCCGGAGAGGTTTAATGACTTACCTGCGAGCAAATAGCCAGTACTAATCTAACTCAGGTTAAATTCTGGATGCGTCACTTCAGAGACCGCCTTCCCTGTGCTCCCAAGCTCCCCTCCTTGAATCCTAATGTGTGCAAGGCACGGTTCCAGGCACTGGGCATTAAATGGACAGCCAAAAAACCTGGGCCCTCTGTAGCTGGAGAGCACCGTGATCATCCCACTTAAAAGAACTCCTTAGCCTGTTTACAGATGGAAAAGCCAAGAACCCAAACCCTTGTCAAGCGTTCTCAGGCTCCTCAGATGCCCCCAGATGCCACACCGGGGCCTCATCAGCTGCCCGTGGGACTGAGTGCGAGGCTGGACCCCAGAGACGTGTCCTGCAGATGGTGCTCACCTCCAGCTGCGGTGAGGCCCCATAAATTCACATGGTCAAGGGAGCCCCTAAGCCCTAACCTTACTGATGTCCTTTCCTTAGGGCATTTAATTTCACCATAGTTCTGACCAACAAATGTTACTACTGTCctgattttatagatgagaaaactgaggctcagtgaaaTCAAGTTTAAACCCTGCTTGTTATGGGACTTGCCCACTGCATGCCtcggtggtggtggcggtggtggtggtggtggtggtggtggtggtggtggtggtggtggtggtggtgctggtggtggtggtggtggttgctgttgtttatctgtaaaatgaggataacaaacACACCTTGCTCCATCCAGGATCGCCAGTCAGCAGGTGCTGGGACCTGACCTCCAGCTCCTCTATCACCAGCCCCAGAGCCTGAGGAACTGACCCGGGATCTTTTTAAGATGCGTCTTTAAAAGGGACCAAAGCCAGAGGGAGTTGAGGATTTGTTTTCTCACTGGATATGGGTTTTTCTGATATTTTGCCCAGGAAGCACTGACTTGGAGACCTGGGGCATTGCGGCATCCAGCTGAGAGCTCCCTGACGCAGCCAAAGCATTGCTTGTGGCAGCCAGGGACCGAGTGCTTCTCAAGGTTCCCCTGACTCCCAGTAAGAGTCGCCAGGCTGGCCTGGCACAACCAGGAGCTGTCCTACTGCCTCACCAGGAACCATGCAGCCCCGACAGTGCCTGCGTTGTCTCTCTGGGTAAGTGCCACACGCCCGTGGAAGAGGGGAGGATGCCAGGAGGTTCTTAGTACAACCACTGTCTATACTCAGTGTTACCACTGGACACAGTAGGATACaagggcagtggagtgcaggcAGTCTACCATCGCAGGGTTCTGGGCTGTGCtgtgggaaggaagaggaaagggctGTGCTCAAGGCTTGGCTGAGTAGAAGAAGGGATCTGAAGGTCCGGGCCAGCTGGCAGCTGGAGAGGGCCATCAGGAGCGGGAGCGGGATGACCAGCTCAGCCCTGgcattctgcctcctgggcctacGACCCTGCTGTGACCCTGCTGCAAGTCTCTAACATGTTCCCATCTCAGTCTTACAGAGGGACACGCTGAGGCTCCTCCAGGTTGCCAGACCAGCTCCTAAGCAGGATGGTGCTCTCCTGCTAGGCAGCCCCAGCCCACAGCCCCAGCAGGCGGCCTAACTCACACAACTGGGAAATTCTTCTATCCGAAATGACCCACATTTGCTCTTAACTAGATCACTGTGGCCTCGGTCCTGCACTCCTGTGGGCCTTTTTCATCTTACAGGTGTCTGCAGTAACAttagaaacaatatttatttcacttaaccttaTACCACGAGGATTTCTCCATGATACCTCCCTTTTTATGTGTCATACTCTCCCTTCGGGGACCAGCTGAGTGACCCAGGATCTCCTGCAGCTTTCCCAAGGCACTCACAAAGGCTAACAACGGCTGGCTGGCATCTGCCAGGGCTCACCAAATGCCAGCACCCCCGGCTAAGTGTATACAGGAGTTCTCTCACCTAACCCATCTTCATTTGCAGACCGGGAAACTGAGGAGGTTACGTGGGTGGTCAAGATCATCCAGTCCCTAAGCGGGAACGGGAGCTGGGAAACACACAGGACACATACTGGGGAGCGTGTTGCTGAAGCCAGAGCCCGCCACACTGCGGATGTCTCTCCAGTAAAGATGCAGCCAGACTGGCTCCCGGCCGCGCTGAGCGGAACCCAGACTCTTGCCAGTGGGGTGAGGATCTCAGGCCTCACATCCAGCCTCATGATGGGGCAAGCTGTAGATGGCAGAACTCAAGGAGGCGGCAGGGACTGCCCTTGCCTGGCTGGGGCGAGGCTTTCCCGCGTGGGTGCTGAGTCAGGGAGCGAGGACTCAGGCCGGGACAGGGTCAGAAGTATCCTAAACTAACAACGCCCCGTGTTTACATGGCGACCCCCACCCCAATTATATCGgtgatatttgttttgttttcaattgcTAATTGTATAAACGACATGCATTCAGGGTAAGAAAACTCAATCGGcacagagaaaagcaaaacaaagaagtGTGGGGCGCCTCCGAGGTGGCAAAGCCAGCGGCGATGAGGGTGGCGCAGGCACGAGCTCTCCATGCCCAGGGCGCCAGGGAGGCACCTAGgggactcattttatttttagtattttttaaaatcgaACAAGAACATGccgcagttaaaaaaaaaatttggagatAAACAgtgatattaaaaggaaaaaaaaatcggGGAAGGAAGGtaggtttatttaaaaaagaaagggaaagaaatcagCTCGGTGGTTCCCGACAAAGGCGGGCCGGGGCTAGGGGTCCCCAGCACGAGGCCACTGCCTCCCACGGGCCCCCGCCCCACTGGCTCCGCCGTCCCTTCGTTTCCTTGGGTCATTCCCAGCCCGCAAGCACAGGTTCGGCCAAATCAGAATAGCTACCgtccttttattttgtttagattTCACCTTAAGTCGATGCCACGTTGCGTATCTAaatacctgtattttttttttttttaatactttaggttttagggtacatgtgcactttTAAAGGACGCGCGGAAGCCGCAGGGTTCACCGTAGACTCGGAAACTTCAGGCGGGCCTGCGCCGAAGTAGTAGCACGGTCTTCCCCGCAGCACCCGCCCCTCGCATCCTCCCCGAAGCATTCCGGACTCAGGCCCTGCCCTTCTATGCCGCAGGCAACAGCCTTGTGGCCTCTAAGCCTTGCTGACTCCCCTACCAGGCTGAGCTCCTGGAGAAAGAGGCCTGTGGCCTGCATTTAATTTATCACTCACAGAGTTTActgcgtgccaggcactgttctgagctCTTTACAAGTGAACCCATTTAATCCCTTTTTATACCTCTGGGTTCTCGTGAGGAAACAGATGAAGGATTCATTTTAACCCCAGAAAGGAGGAGTAcgttgcccagggtcacacagctggtcagtGTCAGAGCTTGATTTCAAGCCCAGGCAGGCTGATTCCAGAGCCCCAGTATGTAGTGTGGTCCCATCCCAGTTCAGGACTGGCAAAGAGTAGGCGCCAGGAAATGTTTGTCCATTAAAGAGTACAGACATGATATTAGCTAACAATTCCTGAATgatttctatgtgccaggcacaacaAATTACCAGAGAAGCACACTTCTTACTCTCTTTGAGCCTGAGAGGAGTCTCAGACGGGATGGTGGCAGCTGGGACTCCGGGGATGCAGCCTGGCCCTCTTGCTGCAACTCAGAGAAGAGCTCACCCCAGTGGTGAGCAGTGAAGAGACCCGAGGGCGAGACCCTCAGATCACCATGGGCTCCTCACCCTGCTGCAGCCCACAGCTGCGTGGAGTCACAGTATGGATTATTGCCTAACATCTGTTGTTGCTTACTTTGTGCCAGCCCCAGGGCTAAATGCTTACCCTGCAAATCTCATTCTGTCATTTTCCAAGGAGGAAATTGAAACCCGGAGAAGTTAAAAACATCACCTACCTGAGGCCACTCCAGTAGTGTGGAGTGGGGAAGCTGGTGCTGGAATCCAGATGGTTCCAGAGAGCCCTAGCTCTTCAACCCACTCTCAGCAGCTGCCAAGCTTGCCCGAAGAGACAAACTGCCTGGAGGCCGGGACAAACCCAaacctctgcctgccccagctcCCTTGAACTGGACTCCTCAGGGACAGGGCCTGCAAAACTTCATTGGTGTCCAGATGATTCTCATCATCTGGCAGGTTGGAGAACCACAACCGCCACCAGCAGAGGCCCCAGACTGCACGGGCTCCAGTTCTTGAGGGCCTGCGAGAAACTGGAGTCAGATTTCCCCTCTCCAGTCCCTGCTCTTCTATCTCAGGGTCTCTGTGTATTTGCTGTGATccagtggctgaggcacaagccAGGCAGCCCTGGGGACCCCGGGCAGGAAAGTGGAATggtggaggctgggagagggacTCTGGGACATGCCTGTCTCAGTCTGGACCCCAAAGCCATCCCTGTGGCTTGTGAAGCTCAGGTCCTGCCAGTGCTGCTTTGGAGAGAAGAGCAATTTGGGGGGAATATTGTGAGACAGGCCACTTGTTCTACCCAGATCCCCTAAACTCCACACCGGAGTCCTGCAGGAAGCAGCCTAGGAGCAAACCAGCCTCCTTGGGGGCTTATAGTATGCCAGGCTCTCTGCGTGAGCTCACTGAAGCTTTGAAATCTGCTGTTCATTGTGgagttcattttacagatgaagaaagtgagccTTAAAAAGGTTTTGTcagggccgggcggggtggcttacgcctgtaatcccagcacttcgggaggccgaggtaggtggatcacaaggtcaggagattgagaccatcctggctaacacagtgaaaccccgtctctactaaaaatacaaaaaaaaatttagccgggcgtggtggcgggcgcctgtagtcccagctactcgggaggctgaggcaggagaatggcgtgaactcgggaggcggagcttgcagtgagccgagatcatgccactgcactccagcctgggcgacagagcaacactccgtctcaaaaaaaaaaaaaaaaaaaaggttttgtcgggccaggcacagtggctcatgcctataattccagcagttttggaggctgaggcaaaggattgcttgagcccaggagtttgagaccagcttgggcaacacaggtagaccttgtctctacaaaaaaatcaaaaaattagctgggcatggtggtgcacgcctgtggtcccagctactcaggaggctgaggcaggaggatcacttgggcccaggaggtcgtagctgcaatgagctatgagtgttctgctgcactccagctgcactccaatctgagcaacagagtaagactttgcctcaaaaaaaaaaaaaaaaaaaaaaaaagttttgtcacTTTCCCTATTCCTGCAGTTAGAAAGTAGCCAAGCCAAGTTCCATCACCAAATGCCCTTCTTTCCAATATACCCTAAACTAGCCTCACCTCACCTATCTTGAACTCCGGCTTAGCAGACATCTTGAAATGGGCTCATATTAGCCTCACAGCACTGTCCTCACCCCCTGCCCCTGACTGGTTTTCTCTGCCCTCAGCTTTTTAGGTGAGATCTTTAAAATAATTGGCTATAGGCTGAAAGTGCCTCCTGCAATTAACCAGTTCACCCAGGCCCTGGACCGCCAAACAGCCACTCAGCTGCTTAAACTGGCTCACAAGTACAGACCAGAGACAAAGCAATTGAAGAAGCAGAGGCTTTTGTCCCAGGCCAAGAAGAAAGCTGCTGGCAAAGGGGACATCCCTACTAAGAGACCATCTGTCCTCTGAGCAGGAGTTAACGCCATCACCACTTTGATAGAGAACAAGAAAGCTCAGCTGGTGATGATTGCACACAACGTGGATCCCATCAAGCTGGTTGTCTCCCTGCCTTCCCTGTGTCATAAAAGGGGGGTCCCTTACTGCATTATCAAGGGGAAGGCAAGACTGGGACGTGTAGTCAGTCCACAGGAAGACCTGCACCACTGCCGCCTTCACACAGGTTAACTCAGAAGACAAAAGAGCTTTGACTAAGCTGGTGGAAGCTATCAGGACCAATTACAACGACAGATACGATGAGATCCGCCGTCACTGGGGAGGCAGTGTCCTGGGTCCCAAGTCTGTGGTTCACATCGCCAAGCTTGAAAAGGCAAAGGCTAAAGATCTTGCCACCAAACTGGGTTAAATGTACACTGTTAAGTTTtctgtacataaaaataattaaaacaatacaaattttccttcaaaaaataaaaaataaaataagaggctATATGGAAAGGAGTTTGCATTTTCAATTAATGCAAccattcattattcattattgtCCTTCTGTGGCCCTTCATAAATTCCCATGCGATTTCAGCAATAGCAAACATGTATTGCTAACAATGTTAGCTTAGCTTTCTCCttacaaaaaattgttttagggatggggtcttgctctgttgtccaggttgggcttgaactactaggctcaagcaatcctcccacctcagcctcacaaatagctgggactacgggtgctcCATCATGCGTAGCCTCTTCctacaaattaaaaagaatagcTTCCTCTTCCCCCAACTCCAGGCAAATTTGATGCTTAATTATCACCATATTTGTTCTCTCTGGTGACTATTTTCACATCTTTCCATGATCCAGATTTCCTAACCACCTAGTGTAAACTCTTCAAAAGCCTTTCAAAAAGATTTGAGGCTTAAACAATGTAAATAAATCGATGATGGTTTGAAATATCCCTAAATGTTTTCCAGATTCAGTGCACTCTCAATCAAAGTGCTAAGAGTGCATTTGTGTATTCTGTAATGTCACAGCTGAATACAAATTTCACATGGAAGTGTAGAGATCTAAGAATAGccaagaaattctttttttttttttttttgatgacagtgtatcactctgtcacccaggctggactgcagtggtgcaatcgtggcttaCTGTgtcctcgacctcctgggctcaagctatcctcccacctaagcctcctgagtaactggcaccacagacgcacaccaccatgcccagctaatatatatatgtgtgtgtgtgtgtgtgtgtgtgtgtgtgtgtatgtgtgtgtgtagaggtgggttctccctatgttgccagattggtcttgaactcctgggctcaagcaatcctcccatctcagccccccaaattGTTGTGATttctggtgtgagccaccatgcctagagtccagtcacacaggctggagtgcagtgtcatgatcttggc
The Symphalangus syndactylus isolate Jambi chromosome 7, NHGRI_mSymSyn1-v2.1_pri, whole genome shotgun sequence genome window above contains:
- the NKX2-5 gene encoding homeobox protein Nkx-2.5 isoform X1, whose protein sequence is MFPSPALTPTPFSVKDILNLEQQQRSLAATGELSARLEATLAPSSCMLAAFKPEAYAGPEAAAPGLPELRAELGPAPSPAKCASAFPAAPAFYPRAYSDPDPAKDPRAEKKELCALQKAVELEKTEAENAERPRARRRRKPRVLFSQAQVYELERRFKQQRYLSAPERDQLASVLKLTSTQVKIWFQNRRYKCKRQRQDQTLELVGLPPPPPPPARRIAVPVLVRDGKPCLGDSAPYAPAYGVGLNAYGYNAYPAYPGYGGAACSPGYSCTAAYSAGPSPAQPATAAANNNFVNFGVGDLNAVQSPGIPQSNSGVSTLHGIRAW
- the NKX2-5 gene encoding homeobox protein Nkx-2.5 isoform X2 — encoded protein: MFPSPALTPTPFSVKDILNLEQQQRSLAATGELSARLEATLAPSSCMLAAFKPEAYAGPEAAAPGLPELRAELGPAPSPAKCASAFPAAPAFYPRAYSDPDPAKDPRAEKKGCELPRGQRPLVLFSSALSQPDKC
- the NKX2-5 gene encoding homeobox protein Nkx-2.5 isoform X3, which gives rise to MFPSPALTPTPFSVKDILNLEQQQRSLAATGELSARLEATLAPSSCMLAAFKPEAYAGPEAAAPGLPELRAELGPAPSPAKCASAFPAAPAFYPRAYSDPDPAKDPRAEKKA